The Acidimicrobiia bacterium sequence GGGCAAGCGACGTCTTGCCTATGAGATCGATCACATCACCGAGGGGTACTACTCGGTACTCCAGTTCAAGGCCGAACCGGACGCACTCACCGACGTCGACCGGGCACTCAACCTGTCCGACCAGGTGATCCGGCACAAGTTCACCCGATCCGAGTGACGGAGTTCGTGTCACACCTGCCCGCGATCATGGGCACGAAACAGGATTCGAAGACGCCCCGATGGGGGCGTAGAGGGATACAGCAATGGCAGCCAATCACGTGACGCTCATCGGCAATCTGGTCGAGGACCCCGAGCTTCGGTTCACCGCGTCCGGGGTCGCCATGGCGAAGGTGCGCTTCGCCGTGAACAAGCGGTATCAGCGAAATGGCGAGTGGCAGGAGGAGACGAGCTTCTTCGGCGGCACGCTGTGGCGTGACGCCGCCGAGAACGCCGCCGAGTCGCTGACCAAGGGCATGCGGGTCATCGTCACCGGCACCCTCGAGCAGCGCACCTGGGAGACCCAGGAGGGCGACAAGCGCTCGATCGTCGAGGTGGCGGTCGACGAGATCGGACCATCGCTGCGATGGGCGACGGCGAGCGTCACTCGCTCACCGCGCGCCGGCGACGGATTCGGCGGCGGTAGCAGCGGCGGCGGCGGTTCGTCGGCGAGCACCCCGGCGGGTGCCGCACCGACCGCACGAGACGACTACGGACCCGACGAGGCTCCGTTCTAACCACTTCCCCGAGTACAAGGAGCGGCGACAGGCAATGTCACCGAGACACAAGAACGCACCGAAGAAGAAGAGGCGGCAGCCCGAGAAGCCACTGCGTCGTGGCGCCAGGCGCAAGACCTGCATGTTCTGCGACGGTGAGGCGACCATCGACTACAAGGATGTCGCCACACTGCGAAGGTTCATGTCCGACCGAGCGAAGATCCGCTCGTCTCGAGTGACCGGCACGTGCGGCCAGCACCAGCGCCAGGTGGCCAACGCCATCAAGAACGCGCGAGAGATGGCCCTCCTGCCGTATCTGGGCAAATGAAGGTCATCCTCGTCCAGGACGTAGAGACGCTCGGCCGCAAGGGCGACGTCGTAGACGTCGCCGACGGGTACGCCCGCAACTACCTGGTGCCGCGGTCCCTCGCCGTCAAGGCGACCCAGGGTGCCATGGAAGACGCCGAGACGGTACGCGCCAAGCGGGCCATCGAGGAGGAGAACGCGCGGCGCGCTGCCGAGGAAGTCGCCCAGATGCTCGAGGGGGGCCACGTGGTGGTCGCCGTACGGGCCGCCGACGAGGGCAAGCTGTTCGGGTCCATCGGGGCCCGCGACGTCGCCGAGGCGATCGTCAAGTACACGGGAGCGGTGGTAGAGCCCGACCAGATCAGGCTGGCCGGGCCCATCAAAGAGATCGGGCTCCACACCATCACGGTGCGTCCGCATCCGGAGGTGTCGATCGAGATCACTCTGGACGTGATCCCGGCATAGGAGGGTTGTGACCGCGCAGTTGGAGAGGCGAAGTGGAGGCGGCAGCCGGAGCAGCGCCGCACCCCCACACAGCATCGAGGCCGAGGAGTCGG is a genomic window containing:
- the rplI gene encoding 50S ribosomal protein L9, which encodes MKVILVQDVETLGRKGDVVDVADGYARNYLVPRSLAVKATQGAMEDAETVRAKRAIEEENARRAAEEVAQMLEGGHVVVAVRAADEGKLFGSIGARDVAEAIVKYTGAVVEPDQIRLAGPIKEIGLHTITVRPHPEVSIEITLDVIPA
- the ssb gene encoding single-stranded DNA-binding protein, encoding MAANHVTLIGNLVEDPELRFTASGVAMAKVRFAVNKRYQRNGEWQEETSFFGGTLWRDAAENAAESLTKGMRVIVTGTLEQRTWETQEGDKRSIVEVAVDEIGPSLRWATASVTRSPRAGDGFGGGSSGGGGSSASTPAGAAPTARDDYGPDEAPF
- the rpsR gene encoding 30S ribosomal protein S18, with protein sequence MSPRHKNAPKKKRRQPEKPLRRGARRKTCMFCDGEATIDYKDVATLRRFMSDRAKIRSSRVTGTCGQHQRQVANAIKNAREMALLPYLGK
- the rpsF gene encoding 30S ribosomal protein S6, with amino-acid sequence MRTYELMTIFRPEMAETDVQKEVDRVSGALTERGAEITTADFWGKRRLAYEIDHITEGYYSVLQFKAEPDALTDVDRALNLSDQVIRHKFTRSE